The following coding sequences lie in one Mycobacterium gordonae genomic window:
- a CDS encoding nitroreductase family deazaflavin-dependent oxidoreductase: MSEQIKPPWWLKPLNKVLIQMSKLGMSFGGEGPVVLTVPGRKSGKPRSTPITPMTLDGKQYVVAGFPGADWVKNIRAADEVTLTRGRRSERVRMVELSATEARPVLRAFPAEVPTGVGFMKRSGLVKDGRPEEFEALAGRCAVFRFDT, from the coding sequence ATGAGCGAGCAGATCAAGCCGCCCTGGTGGCTCAAGCCGCTGAATAAGGTCTTAATTCAGATGTCGAAGCTGGGCATGAGCTTCGGCGGTGAGGGCCCGGTCGTGCTCACCGTGCCCGGCCGTAAGTCCGGCAAGCCACGCTCGACACCGATCACTCCAATGACCTTGGACGGCAAGCAGTATGTGGTGGCCGGCTTTCCCGGTGCCGACTGGGTCAAGAACATCCGGGCCGCAGACGAAGTCACACTTACCCGCGGCCGCAGGAGTGAGCGCGTCCGGATGGTGGAACTGTCGGCCACCGAGGCCCGGCCGGTACTGCGCGCGTTCCCTGCCGAAGTGCCGACCGGTGTGGGCTTCATGAAGCGTTCCGGCCTCGTCAAGGACGGCCGCCCGGAGGAGTTCGAAGCACTCGCCGGACGCTGTGCGGTCTTTCGCTTCGACACGTGA